The DNA window AGGACGAGAAGCACGTCACCGAGTCCGCCTTTGCCAAGCCCACCTTCGTGGAGGACGTGGTGCGTGGTGCGGCCCAGCGCCTGGACCGTCATCCCCAGGTGAATTGGTATCGCGTGGAGGTGGAGAGCTTCGAATCCATTCACGCCCACAGTGCCTTCGCCTCCATCGAAAAAACGAAGTAAGTGTTATCCATTCTTAGTGGATGTATTGCATGGTCTGGTGTCGTAACCTGCTGTAATGTAATGTTTTATTGTTAGGCCCGAATTGTGCACATTGTACAGAGCAAGCCTTTCCCTTTCTCGACAGCTATTCGTAACAAGGTTGGCGTAGAAGGCTTAAGCGACTTTAAGTATCGAGGCGGCTATGAACATCTCTCCCAGTCTGCAGGCCTTGGATGCCGTGGCTATCCAGCTCATGGTCACGGCCAACAATGTCGCCAATGTTAATACCGAGGAATTTCGTGCCGCAAGGGTAGACCTGGAAGATGGGTATCATGGACAGGGCGTACGGGTGGCGGACATACGCCGCCGTAGCGACCAGGGTCCGCACATCCCAGACAATCCTGAGCGGCTCGCTGCCGCAGGATATGCCACGGCCGCCGAAGGGTGGGTCCAGGGAAGCAACACCGACTTGGCAGTCGAGCTGACCCAGCTTATGCGCGAGGAGGCGACCTATACGGCCAACCTCCGTGTAATGCGTACTGCGCACGAGATGGCAGGTAATATTATCGAACTCACTGCATGACCTGGCAAAAGCTTGTAACGGATATTAATAGAAAGCAATCTGCTCAGTGCGGTTGAATTAATTGTTCAAGCAGTGTTAGTCATTATATTGACAGTGTTCCCGTAATAGACATAGAAGTATAACGAATCCGCTCCGCCTTATATTTCAGTTCAATTTGGAGTCTTCATGAATCTCAACCTCGCGGGCATCATCGGCGAGAGCCCGGTGCTCAAGGACGTGTTCAAGGTGCTGGCCAAGGTTGCACCCACGGACTCCACTGTACTGGTCACCGGAGAGTCGGGCACGGGCAAGGAGCTGCTCGTGAGGGCGCTGCACCGCAACAGCCGACGTACCGAGAAGCCCTTCGTACCCATCAACTGCGGGGCCATCCCCAAGGAACTTCTTGAGTCGGAGCTGTTCGGGCACGAGAAGGGCGCCTTCACGCATGCCATTCGCACTCGGCCGGGCCGTTTCGAGATGGCCGACGGCGGTACTGTTTTCCTGGACGAGATCGGCGAAATGGATCTTTC is part of the Desulfocurvibacter africanus subsp. africanus DSM 2603 genome and encodes:
- a CDS encoding flagellar basal body rod C-terminal domain-containing protein, with the translated sequence MNISPSLQALDAVAIQLMVTANNVANVNTEEFRAARVDLEDGYHGQGVRVADIRRRSDQGPHIPDNPERLAAAGYATAAEGWVQGSNTDLAVELTQLMREEATYTANLRVMRTAHEMAGNIIELTA